One genomic window of Kosmotoga olearia TBF 19.5.1 includes the following:
- a CDS encoding acyl-CoA mutase large subunit family protein, with protein sequence MSLNPEEKKHLETLKENWEKTTVEKVIQKYPERKERFETSFGEEIERLYTPLDIAELDYEHDLGFPGEYPFTRGVQPTMYRGRFWTMRQYAGFGTAEESNKRYKYLLSQGQTGLSVAFDLPTQIGYDSDDPMAEGEIGKVGVAIDSLEDMEVLFDGIPLDQVSTSMTINSTAAILLAMYIAVAEKQGVSSDKLRGTIQNDILKEYIARGTYIFPPEPSMRIITNIFEYCSKHLPKFNTISISGYHIREAGADAVQEVAFTLADGIAYVEAAVKAGLDPNVFGKRLSFFFNAHNNFLEEIAKFRAARKLWSKIMRERFGVTDKKALMLRFHTQTGGSTLTAQQPMNNIVRVAFQALAAVLGGTQSLHTNSYDEALGLPTEESVTIALRTQQIIAHETGVADVVDPLGGSYYIEHLTSEIEKRATEYIKRIDELGGMVRAIEEGYIQKEILNTAYKYQLEIEEGSKVIVGVNKFTGEETTPKKILKVDEELEEKQKARVRALREKRDNIKVEKTLKELKNAAMGNENLMPYILNAVKAYATIGEISNVLRDVFGEYTEAVIL encoded by the coding sequence ATGTCCTTGAATCCTGAAGAGAAAAAGCACCTTGAAACCTTGAAAGAAAACTGGGAAAAGACAACCGTTGAAAAAGTTATTCAGAAATACCCGGAGAGAAAAGAACGATTCGAAACCTCCTTTGGTGAAGAGATTGAAAGGCTTTATACGCCGTTAGATATCGCTGAACTGGATTACGAACATGATCTTGGATTCCCCGGCGAATACCCCTTCACAAGAGGAGTACAACCAACCATGTACCGCGGTCGTTTCTGGACGATGAGACAGTACGCCGGTTTTGGAACTGCCGAAGAATCCAACAAACGTTACAAATACCTTCTATCACAGGGACAAACGGGGCTTTCAGTTGCCTTCGATCTCCCAACTCAGATAGGATACGACTCAGATGATCCCATGGCAGAGGGCGAAATAGGAAAAGTCGGAGTTGCAATAGATTCACTGGAAGACATGGAGGTCCTTTTTGACGGAATTCCTCTGGATCAGGTAAGTACCTCCATGACGATAAACTCAACGGCTGCCATTTTACTCGCAATGTACATAGCAGTTGCCGAAAAACAGGGCGTCTCCTCCGATAAACTGCGAGGAACGATACAAAACGACATCCTAAAAGAATACATCGCCAGAGGGACGTACATTTTCCCGCCAGAACCTTCGATGAGAATAATCACAAACATCTTCGAATACTGTTCGAAACACCTACCCAAATTCAACACAATCAGTATCAGCGGTTACCACATACGTGAAGCCGGCGCAGATGCCGTCCAGGAGGTTGCTTTCACACTAGCAGATGGTATAGCCTACGTTGAAGCTGCCGTGAAAGCCGGCCTTGATCCCAATGTCTTCGGTAAGAGATTGTCCTTCTTCTTCAACGCTCACAACAACTTCCTGGAAGAAATAGCGAAGTTCAGAGCCGCGCGAAAACTCTGGAGTAAGATCATGCGGGAACGCTTTGGTGTAACCGATAAAAAGGCCCTCATGTTGAGGTTCCATACTCAAACGGGAGGGTCAACGTTAACCGCTCAACAGCCGATGAACAATATTGTCAGGGTCGCTTTCCAGGCACTTGCCGCGGTTCTCGGAGGCACCCAGTCACTCCATACGAATTCTTACGACGAAGCTCTGGGGCTTCCAACTGAAGAATCTGTTACGATAGCTCTTAGAACACAGCAGATAATAGCCCATGAAACAGGTGTCGCTGATGTTGTCGACCCGCTTGGCGGTTCATATTACATAGAGCATTTGACGAGCGAAATTGAAAAGAGAGCTACCGAATACATAAAAAGGATAGATGAACTCGGTGGAATGGTTAGAGCGATCGAAGAAGGTTACATCCAAAAAGAAATATTGAATACAGCGTACAAATATCAGCTAGAAATTGAAGAAGGATCGAAAGTGATCGTTGGAGTCAACAAATTTACCGGAGAAGAAACCACACCAAAGAAGATTCTCAAAGTCGATGAAGAACTTGAAGAAAAACAGAAAGCAAGAGTACGTGCTCTCAGGGAAAAGCGTGATAACATAAAGGTGGAGAAAACCCTGAAAGAATTGAAAAACGCGGCCATGGGTAACGAAAACCTGATGCCTTATATTCTTAATGCCGTAAAAGCCTACGCGACCATCGGTGAAATTTCGAATGTTTTGAGAGATGTCTTCGGCGAATACACGGAAGCTGTTATCCTCTGA
- a CDS encoding phosphoglucomutase/phosphomannomutase alpha/beta/alpha domain I — protein sequence MIKFGTGGWRGIIAEDFTFDNVRKVAKALSIYYKKNFKSLKPVIVGHDLRFLSGRFSRAFSEILAEEGIKVYFVEDASPTPMIMYGVEKLSLDFGVMITASHNPHEYNGIKIIVEKGKDAPVTVTDELERIANSIDGKLARRNFFEYINEEKIVYYENKNEYIDSLLAFIDTGCIKNRSFKILFNPMYGVSKDIMLMCLASLRCYVDLMNAYRDTMFGLKLPSPERKSLLDMEYKMKEKKYDMGIATDGDSDRIGIYDENGNYIDANKILVLLYYYLLKYKGMKGGVVRNLTTTHTLDKIAEKFGERAFEVPVGFKYISEKMEEYDLLLGGESSGGLKIRGHVNGKDGILAALLMVEMVCKTGKTIGALLKEIEDEFGKKYFKMENIKITNKELLKKRFFEDKYVPEIGKKVKRISYMDGLKIYYDDDTWLSIRFSGTEPVLRITCEMNSEDEAANVIERIISVMR from the coding sequence ATGATAAAGTTTGGTACAGGCGGTTGGAGAGGGATTATAGCCGAAGATTTTACCTTCGATAATGTCAGAAAAGTGGCGAAAGCCCTGAGCATCTATTACAAAAAGAATTTTAAGAGTCTAAAACCTGTGATTGTTGGGCACGATTTGAGATTTTTATCCGGGAGGTTTTCCCGAGCTTTTTCAGAAATTCTTGCAGAAGAAGGTATAAAAGTATATTTTGTTGAGGATGCCTCTCCAACTCCGATGATAATGTATGGAGTTGAAAAATTATCTCTGGATTTTGGTGTGATGATCACCGCTTCGCACAATCCGCACGAATACAATGGAATCAAAATCATCGTGGAAAAGGGGAAGGATGCCCCAGTGACTGTTACTGATGAACTTGAAAGAATCGCCAATAGCATAGATGGTAAATTGGCGCGTAGAAACTTCTTCGAATATATAAATGAAGAAAAAATCGTTTACTATGAAAATAAAAATGAGTATATAGATTCTTTGTTAGCTTTTATCGATACGGGATGTATAAAAAACAGGTCTTTCAAAATACTTTTTAACCCGATGTACGGTGTTTCCAAAGATATAATGCTTATGTGCTTAGCTTCGTTAAGATGTTATGTTGATCTGATGAACGCTTATAGAGACACCATGTTTGGTCTCAAATTACCATCTCCTGAAAGAAAAAGCCTTCTGGATATGGAATACAAAATGAAGGAAAAAAAGTATGATATGGGTATAGCGACAGACGGTGATTCTGACAGGATAGGAATTTACGATGAGAACGGTAATTATATAGACGCGAACAAGATACTGGTATTGCTGTACTATTATCTGTTGAAGTACAAAGGAATGAAGGGAGGAGTTGTTAGAAATCTCACCACGACACACACTCTCGACAAGATTGCAGAAAAATTCGGTGAGAGAGCCTTTGAAGTACCCGTTGGGTTCAAGTATATATCCGAGAAGATGGAAGAATACGATCTCTTGCTTGGTGGGGAGAGCAGTGGTGGCTTAAAGATAAGAGGTCATGTGAACGGAAAAGATGGAATACTTGCAGCTCTTTTGATGGTAGAAATGGTGTGCAAAACCGGGAAAACAATAGGAGCGCTATTGAAAGAGATCGAGGATGAGTTCGGAAAGAAATACTTTAAGATGGAAAATATAAAGATAACTAACAAGGAACTACTGAAAAAGCGGTTTTTCGAAGATAAATATGTACCTGAAATAGGAAAGAAAGTAAAGAGGATCTCCTATATGGATGGGTTGAAGATATACTATGATGACGATACATGGCTCTCAATAAGATTTTCAGGAACTGAACCTGTGCTTAGAATAACCTGTGAAATGAATTCGGAAGATGAAGCAGCGAATGTGATAGAACGTATTATTTCTGTCATGAGGTGA
- a CDS encoding cobalamin B12-binding domain-containing protein, whose product MDKKIKVLIAKPGLDGHDRGAKVVAMALRDAGMEVIYTGLRQSPEKIVKDALQEDVDIIGLSILSGAHMRLCEKVLKLMKEAGIESKPIFVGGIIPEDDAKELKKMGIYEVFGPGTPLANIIERIKAAVKK is encoded by the coding sequence ATGGATAAGAAGATAAAAGTGTTAATAGCAAAACCGGGACTCGATGGACATGATAGAGGTGCGAAAGTTGTTGCTATGGCTTTGAGAGATGCCGGAATGGAGGTTATTTATACAGGCCTCAGGCAATCACCAGAGAAAATCGTCAAAGACGCGTTGCAGGAGGATGTTGATATCATAGGATTATCTATACTTTCAGGAGCCCATATGCGGCTTTGCGAAAAAGTCCTGAAATTGATGAAAGAAGCCGGGATAGAATCCAAACCAATCTTCGTCGGTGGAATAATACCGGAAGATGATGCAAAAGAACTCAAAAAAATGGGCATATACGAGGTCTTTGGTCCCGGTACCCCATTAGCAAATATCATAGAAAGAATTAAGGCTGCGGTGAAAAAATGA
- a CDS encoding biotin/lipoyl-containing protein gives MLRKFRVKVNGKEYIVEVEELSSEATKVQTSAPSPAPSKVVSQPLRKEETKPKPQKETKPQPAQSEGHSIIAPMSGVILEILVSPGTHVKAGDTVVVMEAMKMENNILSEFDGVVKEVKVNKGDNVEAGQVMVVLE, from the coding sequence ATGCTGAGAAAATTCAGGGTAAAAGTTAACGGGAAAGAATACATCGTTGAAGTCGAAGAACTGTCTTCAGAAGCCACAAAGGTTCAAACTTCTGCGCCGTCACCAGCACCATCTAAGGTTGTATCTCAGCCTCTCAGAAAAGAAGAAACTAAGCCCAAACCTCAAAAAGAAACCAAACCACAACCGGCTCAATCCGAAGGCCATAGCATAATCGCCCCAATGTCCGGAGTAATACTCGAAATACTCGTATCACCGGGAACCCATGTTAAAGCTGGAGACACTGTGGTCGTAATGGAAGCTATGAAAATGGAGAATAACATCCTGTCTGAATTCGATGGCGTCGTTAAAGAGGTAAAAGTAAACAAAGGTGACAACGTAGAAGCGGGACAGGTGATGGTAGTACTCGAATAA
- a CDS encoding acyl-CoA carboxylase subunit beta — MGGDELNEKLEKFKKLDEKITLGGGKERIEKQHAQGKLTARERIELLCDPGSFEEIDKFVKHRSTFFGLDKKDFPADGVVTGIGEINGRKVAVFSQDFTVQGGSLGEMHAKKIMKIQDLAIKLGIPIIGINDSGGARIQEGVDSLYGYGGIFYRNTLASGVIPQITVIAGPCAGGAVYSPAITDFIIMVNQISQMFITGPQVIKAVTGEDIDKNGLGGAMIHNSKSGVAHFITETDSDAMQLVRKLISYIPQNNSEEPEITEPMSVSQVPELREIVPENPKQAYDVKKVIELVVDNGEFLEVHKHYAKNIVIGFARIAGRSVGIIANQPSVYAGVLDIDSSDKAARFIRFLDAFNIPIITFVDTPGFLPGISQEHGGIIRHGAKLLYAYSEATVPKITTIIRKAYGGAYIAMGSQHLGADMVFAWPGAEIAVMGPEGAANIIFRKEIQAAEDSEKVRKERIEEYKEMFANPYTAAARGYIEEVIDPADTRLKIARALEILDSKVEGRPTKKHGNIPL, encoded by the coding sequence ATGGGGGGTGATGAGTTGAACGAAAAACTCGAGAAGTTCAAAAAGCTAGATGAAAAAATAACCCTTGGCGGTGGAAAAGAGAGAATAGAGAAACAGCATGCTCAGGGAAAACTTACCGCCAGGGAACGAATAGAATTGCTGTGCGATCCTGGAAGCTTTGAAGAAATCGATAAATTCGTCAAACACCGTTCAACCTTCTTTGGACTTGATAAAAAAGATTTCCCGGCAGATGGTGTTGTTACCGGAATTGGTGAAATAAACGGCAGAAAAGTCGCTGTTTTTTCACAGGATTTCACAGTTCAAGGTGGTTCTCTTGGTGAAATGCATGCGAAAAAAATCATGAAGATCCAGGATCTCGCCATTAAGCTGGGAATCCCGATAATCGGGATAAACGATTCTGGTGGTGCCCGTATTCAGGAAGGCGTCGATTCCCTGTATGGTTACGGCGGTATATTCTATCGAAACACCCTTGCTTCTGGTGTCATACCACAGATAACCGTAATTGCCGGTCCCTGCGCCGGTGGAGCGGTTTACTCTCCTGCAATCACAGATTTCATAATAATGGTTAATCAGATATCCCAGATGTTTATCACCGGTCCACAGGTTATCAAAGCGGTTACCGGCGAAGATATAGACAAAAATGGACTCGGTGGTGCCATGATCCACAACAGCAAAAGCGGTGTTGCTCACTTCATAACTGAGACCGATAGCGACGCCATGCAGCTCGTCAGGAAACTTATTTCCTACATTCCGCAGAACAATTCAGAAGAACCTGAAATTACCGAACCAATGTCAGTCTCGCAAGTACCGGAACTAAGAGAAATCGTGCCAGAGAATCCAAAACAAGCTTACGATGTAAAAAAAGTAATAGAACTCGTTGTAGATAACGGCGAATTCCTTGAAGTCCACAAACACTACGCAAAAAATATAGTGATAGGATTTGCCAGGATCGCTGGCCGTTCTGTCGGAATTATCGCCAATCAACCTTCTGTTTATGCTGGCGTGCTGGACATCGACTCTTCCGATAAAGCAGCAAGATTTATACGATTCCTCGATGCTTTCAACATCCCAATAATCACATTCGTTGACACTCCAGGATTCCTTCCCGGCATTTCCCAGGAACACGGCGGCATCATCAGACACGGTGCCAAGCTTCTTTACGCTTACAGTGAAGCAACCGTCCCGAAAATTACAACCATCATCAGAAAGGCTTATGGCGGCGCTTATATAGCAATGGGAAGTCAGCATCTTGGAGCCGATATGGTCTTTGCCTGGCCCGGAGCTGAGATAGCGGTCATGGGACCGGAGGGTGCGGCAAACATCATATTCAGAAAAGAGATCCAGGCAGCCGAAGATTCCGAAAAAGTACGTAAAGAAAGGATAGAAGAATACAAAGAAATGTTTGCAAATCCCTATACGGCTGCTGCGAGGGGATACATAGAAGAAGTAATAGATCCAGCGGATACAAGACTAAAAATTGCCAGAGCACTGGAGATTTTAGATAGCAAGGTTGAAGGAAGGCCAACGAAAAAGCATGGAAACATTCCCCTGTGA
- a CDS encoding OadG family protein produces MDLTVGQVTLIGLSVVFLTFVILYVFFVSMGKILSPAKKSRPMLRESYKVSPEEMKYERERIMKSEQPEELVAAITAAITTIIESDRFIIRSIKPSRKLRSSWKSRKPMTQWKPRRSKKC; encoded by the coding sequence GTGGATTTGACAGTAGGTCAGGTTACCCTGATAGGCCTCTCGGTAGTTTTCCTAACCTTTGTAATACTGTACGTCTTTTTTGTTAGCATGGGCAAGATTCTTTCCCCGGCAAAAAAATCCAGGCCTATGCTCAGGGAAAGCTACAAGGTTAGTCCAGAAGAAATGAAGTATGAAAGAGAAAGAATCATGAAATCAGAACAGCCAGAAGAGCTTGTTGCTGCCATCACAGCTGCAATCACTACTATCATCGAAAGCGACAGATTCATTATTAGATCCATTAAACCATCAAGGAAACTCCGGTCCAGCTGGAAAAGCAGAAAACCAATGACACAATGGAAACCAAGGAGGAGCAAGAAATGCTGA
- a CDS encoding IS256 family transposase, producing MGNFDKEAMKRLVRERKLKTTEDAENLVKELFGDIIKEMLETELEEELGYSKHDYRNKETDNSRNGYSKKTVNTSYGKIELSIPRDRKGEFEPIVVKKHQRSIASIEDQILSMYARGMTYRDIQAHLKDIYGSELSTESISRITDKIIPIVSEWRNRPLEEVYTIIYMDAIFFKVSENNQIRNKALYIAFGINLEGMKDVLGMWIAQSEGSKYWLGVLNELKNRGVKGVMFFSIDGLKGMEEAIEAVYPQAKIQRCVVHQIRYSMKFVSWKDKKKFAADLKSVYTADTREAAWNALMAFEEKWGEKYPFSIKSWKDNWESLTTYFEYPKEIRKLIYTTNPIESLNSQLRKVTKNRGVFPNDMALMKLAYLAINNITRKWTVRINEWDKILATLMIEFDWVKSYV from the coding sequence GTGGGAAACTTTGACAAAGAAGCAATGAAGAGATTGGTACGAGAGAGGAAATTAAAGACAACAGAAGACGCGGAAAATCTTGTAAAAGAATTATTTGGAGACATCATTAAAGAGATGCTGGAAACGGAACTTGAAGAAGAACTGGGCTATTCCAAGCATGACTATAGGAACAAAGAAACGGATAACTCCCGAAACGGTTATTCGAAAAAAACAGTGAATACCTCATATGGCAAAATAGAGCTTTCAATTCCCAGGGATCGAAAAGGTGAATTCGAACCAATAGTGGTTAAAAAGCACCAGCGAAGCATAGCTTCCATAGAGGACCAGATATTGTCTATGTATGCCCGGGGAATGACATACAGGGACATACAGGCACATCTTAAGGACATATACGGCTCTGAATTGTCAACTGAAAGCATAAGCAGGATAACAGACAAGATAATACCCATCGTTTCCGAATGGAGAAACAGACCCCTTGAAGAGGTATATACCATAATCTACATGGATGCTATCTTTTTCAAAGTCTCTGAGAACAACCAGATAAGAAATAAGGCTTTGTATATAGCCTTTGGGATAAATCTGGAAGGAATGAAAGATGTCCTAGGAATGTGGATAGCTCAGAGTGAAGGTTCAAAATACTGGCTTGGTGTGCTAAATGAGCTGAAAAACCGAGGTGTCAAAGGAGTGATGTTCTTTTCAATAGACGGATTAAAGGGAATGGAAGAGGCAATAGAAGCGGTATATCCCCAGGCTAAAATCCAGAGATGCGTAGTACACCAGATAAGATATTCCATGAAATTTGTATCCTGGAAAGACAAAAAGAAATTCGCTGCTGACCTGAAATCGGTATACACAGCAGACACAAGAGAAGCAGCATGGAACGCCCTTATGGCTTTTGAAGAGAAATGGGGAGAAAAGTATCCTTTCAGCATTAAAAGCTGGAAAGACAACTGGGAATCCCTCACGACCTATTTCGAATATCCCAAAGAGATTAGAAAATTGATTTACACAACCAATCCAATAGAATCCCTGAACAGCCAACTCAGGAAGGTAACAAAGAACAGAGGTGTTTTTCCCAATGACATGGCTCTCATGAAACTGGCATATCTCGCCATTAACAATATAACTAGAAAATGGACCGTGAGAATAAATGAATGGGATAAAATCCTTGCCACTTTGATGATAGAATTTGATTGGGTGAAATCCTATGTCTGA
- the meaB gene encoding methylmalonyl Co-A mutase-associated GTPase MeaB, with translation MKIEKLLSKDPLWISKALTTVERDPIAGKELIDSLPEREYHVIGVTGSPGAGKSTLVDRLATELSSDHSVAIIAIDPSSPFTGGAILGDRIRMRHALENDKIFVRSMASRGKVGGLSPAIYDAVKLLGKCGFEKIIVETVGAGQSETDIVNLADIVLLILAPGIGDEIQMLKAGIMEIGDIYVVNKMDVDGAASLVNKIKAMLAFSDRKKEVILTNAVSGKNVDKLCALVEKELSKLIETGLIHKKRAHRELFHKLNSICEIIQERFLEDEKLDTLLEFIKNFDRGEEA, from the coding sequence ATGAAGATAGAGAAATTGCTGTCGAAAGACCCACTCTGGATCTCTAAAGCACTTACCACCGTCGAAAGGGATCCAATAGCTGGAAAGGAACTGATAGATTCTCTTCCTGAAAGAGAATATCATGTTATAGGGGTTACTGGCAGTCCAGGTGCAGGGAAATCCACTCTGGTAGATAGATTAGCCACAGAACTTTCCAGCGATCATTCGGTGGCCATAATAGCCATCGACCCTTCCAGCCCGTTCACCGGGGGTGCCATTCTGGGCGACCGGATACGAATGAGGCATGCCCTGGAAAATGATAAAATCTTTGTGCGCTCCATGGCGAGTAGAGGAAAAGTCGGAGGGTTGAGCCCTGCCATATACGATGCTGTAAAATTGCTGGGAAAATGCGGCTTTGAAAAGATAATCGTTGAGACCGTTGGAGCCGGCCAATCAGAAACCGATATTGTCAACCTAGCCGATATAGTTTTGTTGATACTCGCACCCGGAATCGGCGACGAGATACAAATGCTAAAAGCAGGTATAATGGAAATCGGTGACATCTACGTCGTCAACAAAATGGACGTTGACGGCGCCGCGAGTCTTGTAAACAAAATAAAGGCGATGCTAGCATTTTCCGACAGAAAAAAAGAGGTCATCCTCACAAACGCGGTTAGCGGCAAGAATGTTGACAAATTGTGTGCACTGGTGGAAAAGGAACTGTCCAAACTCATTGAAACCGGTTTGATACACAAAAAACGTGCACACAGAGAGCTTTTTCATAAACTCAACAGTATCTGTGAAATCATACAGGAAAGATTCCTGGAAGATGAAAAACTGGACACTTTGTTGGAATTCATCAAAAACTTCGATAGGGGGGAAGAAGCTTGA
- the mce gene encoding methylmalonyl-CoA epimerase yields MKIDRIDHIGIVVRSIDEKLPLYRDFLGLEFGGIEELPERGLKVAFLKVGTTRIELLEPLNEKSQISKFLEKKGEGIHHIAYHVDNINEALEKAKNGGFKPLSDEPQPGAGGTKVIFLHPKTTGGVLIEMVEGQH; encoded by the coding sequence TTGAAAATCGATCGTATCGACCATATCGGTATCGTTGTTCGCTCAATAGACGAAAAACTTCCGCTTTACAGGGACTTCCTCGGATTGGAATTTGGAGGAATAGAAGAACTACCGGAAAGGGGGCTAAAGGTTGCATTCTTAAAAGTTGGAACCACGAGAATAGAATTACTAGAACCTTTGAATGAGAAAAGTCAAATATCGAAATTCCTTGAAAAAAAGGGTGAAGGCATCCATCATATAGCTTATCACGTCGATAACATCAATGAAGCACTCGAAAAGGCTAAAAACGGTGGTTTTAAACCTCTCAGCGATGAACCTCAGCCGGGTGCCGGTGGAACAAAAGTGATCTTCCTGCACCCAAAAACCACCGGCGGTGTTCTCATAGAAATGGTAGAAGGTCAACACTAA
- a CDS encoding NTP transferase domain-containing protein, producing the protein MIEYLVILAAGKGTRLKASTSKPLVKINDKSLIEYVIGNAKEFVDRIYIVAGNHNKDELREHLGDGYEYCLQKEQLGTAHAFKCALNSIKSDSGNVMLLYADTPLINKETIKNIADVHLVQKNDITFLTAETNTWFPYASVLRDERGNLIKIDETYDSSKLKTKEYAIGAYVFGLRYAKKYSENLHLYGRKEFYIDQVINEAIKNGDKVGAYKIKDDTQIRGINTPEDLEFARRLLGKAD; encoded by the coding sequence ATGATCGAGTATCTCGTAATTCTCGCCGCCGGGAAAGGGACCCGCTTAAAGGCATCGACTTCAAAACCCCTTGTGAAAATCAACGATAAGAGTTTGATTGAATATGTTATTGGTAACGCAAAGGAGTTCGTGGACAGGATTTATATAGTTGCCGGTAACCACAATAAAGATGAATTAAGAGAGCACCTGGGAGATGGGTATGAATACTGTCTTCAGAAGGAACAGCTTGGAACTGCCCATGCCTTTAAGTGCGCGCTTAACAGCATAAAGAGCGATTCTGGAAATGTCATGCTTTTGTATGCTGATACGCCTTTAATAAATAAAGAAACGATAAAGAACATCGCCGATGTTCACCTGGTTCAAAAAAATGACATTACCTTTCTCACTGCTGAAACGAATACCTGGTTCCCGTACGCGAGTGTGTTGAGAGACGAGAGAGGGAACTTAATAAAAATAGACGAGACTTATGATTCGTCAAAATTGAAAACAAAAGAATATGCGATAGGCGCATACGTTTTCGGTTTGAGGTATGCGAAGAAGTATTCAGAAAATTTGCACCTTTATGGCAGGAAGGAATTTTATATAGATCAGGTAATAAATGAAGCCATAAAAAATGGTGACAAAGTGGGTGCCTATAAGATTAAAGACGATACCCAGATAAGAGGAATAAACACCCCTGAAGATCTTGAATTTGCTAGAAGGCTGTTGGGCAAAGCAGACTGA